A region from the Pogoniulus pusillus isolate bPogPus1 chromosome 13, bPogPus1.pri, whole genome shotgun sequence genome encodes:
- the MRPL28 gene encoding large ribosomal subunit protein bL28m: protein MPLHKYPPRLWAAMRLREGICARLPEHYLKALQDDTPPTPVHWRPLGVRYRRNPRTGERERVQDVPVPVYLPPAAHEGLWGGEGWIRGYRYAGNDKLSTRLRKTWKPQLFNRQFYSEILDATMTITVTMRTLDLIDQAYGFDFYILKTPKADLCSKLGMDLKRTMLLRLARRDPALHPDDPARREAIYNKYQEFTIPEEEAEWVGLSLEEAIEKQRLLEKKDPVPLFKVYAEELVNELKEQALQKQ, encoded by the exons ATGCCGCTGCACAAGTACCCGCCGCGGCTCTGGGCCGCCATGCGGCTGCGGGAGGGCATCTGTGCGCGGCTGCCGGAGCACTACCTGAAGGCGCTGCAGGACGACACGCCGCCCACTCCCGTGCACTGGCGGCCGCTGGGCGTGCGCTACCGGCGCAACCCGCGCACCGGGGAGCGGGAGCGCGTGCAGGACGTGCCGGTGCCGGTGTACCTGCCGCCCGCCGCGCACGAAGGGCTCTGGGGTGGCGAGGGCTGGATCCGCGGCTACCGATACGCGGGTAACGACAAG ctctctacCAGGCTGCGTAAGACGTGGAAGCCGCAGCTCTTCAACCGACAGTTCTACAGTGAGATCCTTGATGCCACCATGACCATCACTGTCACCATGAGGACTCTGGACCTCATCGACCAGGCCTATGGCTTTGACTTCTACATCCTCAAG ACTCCAAAGGCTGACCTGTGCTCGAAGCTGGGCATGGATTTGAAGCGAACCATGCTGCTGCGCCTGGCGCGCCGGGATCCTGCGCTGCATCCCGATGATCCAGCCAGGAGGGAGGCCATCTACAATAAGTACCAG GAATTTACCAtcccagaagaggaagctgaatgGGTTGGCTTGAGTTTAGAAGAAGCAATAGAAAAACAGAGGCTTCTGGAGAAAAAG GACCCTGTCCCACTCTTTAAGGTGTATGCTGAAGAGCTTGTCAACGAACTGAaagagcaggcactgcagaagcagtag